In one window of Deinococcus terrestris DNA:
- a CDS encoding pilus assembly FimT family protein: protein MREGGVTLIEFLVVIAIIGILAGLLGFGSVRSIRSAELREATTQMATDLRRARSQAQRGSVNTTVSWDAGNSTRYLVGSSERRLPGNITLRCPSNCSGTGAAGNQVAYTAPYGELAGAVGKVLRVSSSFPGLTPLEIRVVGVTGKVIVTQGGL from the coding sequence ATGCGGGAGGGCGGCGTGACCCTGATCGAATTTCTCGTCGTCATCGCCATCATCGGCATTCTGGCGGGACTGTTGGGCTTTGGTTCCGTACGCAGCATCCGCTCGGCCGAATTGCGCGAGGCGACCACCCAGATGGCGACCGATCTGCGCCGCGCCCGTTCGCAGGCGCAGAGGGGTAGCGTGAATACGACCGTCTCCTGGGACGCGGGGAACTCCACGCGCTATCTGGTGGGCAGCAGTGAGCGGCGCTTGCCAGGGAACATCACGCTGCGCTGTCCGTCCAACTGCTCGGGCACGGGCGCAGCGGGCAATCAGGTCGCCTACACGGCTCCTTACGGCGAACTCGCGGGGGCAGTGGGCAAAGTCTTGCGGGTCAGCAGCAGTTTTCCGGGTCTGACCCCGCTGGAAATCCGCGTGGTCGGCGTGACGGGCAAGGTCATCGTGACCCAGGGGGGCTTGTGA
- a CDS encoding efflux RND transporter permease subunit, translated as MSTHDPPEFDLPRGTLPDGTPEPPVHPAVRFSVRNYVFSIGIFVMVVLFGLLATTRLGVELLPSFEVPVLAVSTAYPGATPDQVDREVSQRVEAAVSTLGGVVDINTTSVSNQSAVVITFSDDTNIDSAANSVSQAVAAIRGTLPSGADAPVVQKFDPNATPILTLALLGGSARAPDVAAYAEDTLVPRLERVPGVADVAVSGGPARQVQVLLDPTRLQTYRLTPGRVAGAIQASALDLPAGSVTQDGTTVGFSTRNTPTSLAEVERIVVDPASGLRVADVATVRDTSARPTSYARVNGQPAVLLSVRKASGTNSVAVADEVTEALAEQPLPDGYQLTLASDTTTATRATVEDTFKEFLIAIGAVGVIVLLFLGRLNTVFAVILAIPISISAAPLLYSLFGFSFNIVSLLAIIVAIGIVVDDSIVVAENVQRYRDMGYGLLRSVLVGGSEVFSAVTAASFSLLAVLIPLSFMPGILGQFFSQFGLGLAAAITLSWLESLLFLTVRMAYTRDPQPIGWRQVPGVLGRLPRFFREALAGVRTFSGLLLLALAGAALWVGLDRLTELELPAVAALSILLAPVLLTLVRYLLTVLLALLEALTGTLHGWTNRGVTATARAYARSVGGVLRRPWVVMLLAGAFLLSVPLAMRNIGFAFIPQSDSGILTAEVELPPGTELSRTNALTARLEENLLARPEVRLVQTSVGAGGVLGGTNANTASLTVTLAPREERPGIEALGADYARDFSAIAARVPGAEVRVASQQGVPGGGSDLSLALTAPNQALLVERNRELVRLLAADPNIASLESSLSATRQERTFVPDPARLAGTGLTVSDVAQALRTYNDGSVAGRLRDGDRSVDIVVRLDPAQVQGGESLLDQTVFAPALGANVPLAALGTFQTRQAPATLSRLNKAYTASLDIDLVPGGPNAFAYQQTLIDRATAAGILTDGVTLGNASSFGTAGLTEDLVFYGPVVLILAVLLTYLVLGSQFNSFRYPIYLLLPVPLAIVGALWTLALFGVDLDVITVLGMVILLGLSTKNSILYLEFVTERMRSLPLREALIEAAELRFRPIIMTTLTVLVISIPLVLGQGDGAEFRRGLGIVILGGVITSTLLTFFVVPAVFYQFERRRVAPPAPVPLGAVPASD; from the coding sequence ATGAGCACCCACGATCCCCCCGAGTTCGACCTGCCGCGCGGCACCCTGCCCGACGGCACCCCCGAGCCGCCCGTTCACCCTGCCGTGCGCTTCAGCGTGCGCAACTACGTCTTTTCCATCGGCATCTTCGTGATGGTGGTGCTGTTCGGCCTGCTGGCGACGACCCGGCTGGGGGTGGAACTGCTGCCCAGTTTCGAGGTGCCGGTGCTGGCCGTCTCGACCGCCTACCCCGGCGCAACACCCGATCAGGTGGACCGCGAGGTCAGCCAGCGCGTCGAGGCCGCCGTGAGCACCCTGGGCGGCGTCGTGGACATCAACACGACCTCGGTGAGCAACCAGTCGGCGGTCGTCATCACCTTTTCCGACGACACGAATATCGACTCGGCGGCCAACAGCGTCTCGCAGGCGGTGGCCGCCATTCGCGGCACGCTGCCGAGCGGGGCGGACGCGCCGGTCGTGCAGAAGTTCGACCCCAACGCCACGCCGATCCTGACCCTGGCCCTGCTGGGCGGCTCGGCCCGCGCCCCCGACGTGGCCGCCTACGCCGAGGACACGCTGGTCCCGCGGCTGGAGCGCGTGCCCGGCGTGGCCGACGTGGCGGTGTCGGGCGGCCCGGCGCGGCAGGTGCAGGTGCTGCTGGACCCCACCCGGCTCCAGACCTACCGCCTCACGCCGGGGCGGGTGGCGGGGGCGATTCAGGCCTCGGCGCTGGACCTCCCGGCGGGCAGCGTCACCCAGGACGGCACCACAGTGGGCTTTTCCACCCGCAACACGCCGACCAGCCTCGCGGAGGTCGAACGCATCGTCGTGGACCCCGCCTCCGGTCTGCGGGTCGCGGACGTGGCGACCGTGCGCGACACCTCCGCCCGGCCGACCAGCTATGCCCGCGTGAACGGGCAGCCCGCCGTCCTCCTCAGCGTCCGCAAGGCCAGCGGCACGAACAGCGTGGCGGTGGCAGACGAGGTGACCGAGGCGCTGGCGGAACAGCCGCTCCCCGACGGCTATCAGCTCACCCTCGCCAGCGACACCACGACCGCCACCCGCGCGACCGTGGAGGACACCTTCAAGGAGTTTTTGATCGCCATCGGCGCGGTGGGCGTGATCGTGCTGCTGTTCCTGGGGCGGCTGAACACGGTCTTCGCGGTCATCCTCGCCATCCCGATCTCCATCAGCGCCGCGCCGCTGCTCTACAGCCTGTTCGGGTTTTCCTTCAACATCGTCTCGCTGCTGGCGATCATCGTCGCCATCGGCATCGTGGTGGACGACTCCATCGTGGTGGCCGAGAACGTGCAGCGCTACCGGGATATGGGCTATGGCCTGCTGCGCAGCGTGCTGGTGGGCGGCTCGGAGGTCTTCTCGGCGGTCACGGCGGCCTCCTTCTCGCTGCTCGCGGTGCTGATCCCGCTGTCCTTCATGCCGGGCATCCTGGGCCAGTTTTTCAGCCAGTTCGGGCTGGGGCTGGCGGCGGCGATCACGCTGAGCTGGCTCGAGAGCCTGCTCTTTCTCACCGTCCGCATGGCCTACACCCGTGACCCGCAGCCCATCGGCTGGCGGCAGGTGCCCGGCGTGCTGGGACGGCTGCCACGCTTTTTCCGGGAGGCGCTGGCGGGGGTGCGGACCTTCTCCGGCCTGCTGCTGCTCGCCCTGGCGGGGGCCGCGCTGTGGGTGGGCCTGGACCGCCTGACCGAGCTGGAACTGCCCGCCGTCGCCGCGCTGTCCATCCTGCTCGCGCCCGTGCTGCTGACCCTGGTCCGCTACCTGCTGACGGTCCTGCTCGCTCTCCTCGAGGCGCTGACGGGCACCCTGCACGGCTGGACTAACCGGGGCGTGACCGCGACCGCCCGCGCCTATGCCCGCAGCGTGGGCGGGGTGCTGCGGCGGCCCTGGGTGGTCATGCTGCTGGCGGGCGCCTTCCTGCTCAGCGTGCCGCTGGCGATGCGGAATATCGGCTTCGCCTTTATTCCCCAGAGCGACAGCGGCATCCTGACCGCCGAGGTGGAACTGCCCCCTGGCACCGAACTCTCGCGCACGAACGCGCTGACCGCCCGGCTGGAGGAAAACCTGCTGGCCCGCCCCGAGGTCCGGCTGGTGCAGACCAGCGTGGGCGCGGGCGGCGTGCTGGGCGGCACGAACGCGAACACGGCCAGCCTGACCGTGACCCTCGCCCCGCGCGAAGAACGCCCCGGCATCGAGGCCCTCGGCGCCGACTACGCCCGCGACTTCTCGGCCATCGCCGCCAGGGTGCCGGGTGCGGAGGTGCGGGTGGCCTCGCAGCAGGGCGTACCGGGGGGCGGCTCGGACCTCAGCCTCGCCCTGACCGCGCCCAATCAGGCGCTGCTGGTGGAGCGCAACCGGGAACTGGTGCGGCTGCTCGCGGCCGACCCCAACATCGCCTCGCTGGAAAGCAGTCTCTCGGCCACCCGGCAGGAGCGGACCTTCGTGCCGGACCCCGCGCGGCTGGCGGGCACCGGCCTGACCGTCTCCGACGTGGCGCAGGCGCTGCGGACTTACAACGACGGCAGCGTGGCGGGCCGCCTGCGCGACGGCGACCGCAGCGTGGACATCGTGGTGCGGCTCGACCCCGCGCAGGTGCAGGGCGGCGAGAGCCTGCTCGACCAGACGGTCTTCGCGCCCGCGCTGGGGGCCAACGTGCCGCTCGCCGCTTTGGGCACCTTCCAGACCCGGCAGGCCCCGGCCACCCTCAGCCGGTTGAACAAGGCGTACACCGCCAGCCTCGACATCGACCTTGTGCCCGGCGGTCCCAACGCCTTCGCCTACCAGCAGACGCTGATCGACCGGGCGACGGCGGCCGGAATCCTCACCGACGGGGTGACGCTGGGCAACGCGTCCTCCTTCGGGACGGCGGGCCTGACCGAGGACCTGGTGTTCTACGGCCCGGTCGTGCTCATCCTCGCCGTGCTGCTGACCTACCTCGTGCTGGGGTCGCAGTTCAACTCGTTCCGCTACCCCATCTACCTGCTGCTGCCCGTGCCGCTCGCCATCGTGGGGGCGCTGTGGACGCTGGCCCTGTTCGGGGTGGACCTCGACGTGATCACGGTGCTGGGCATGGTGATCCTGCTGGGCCTGTCCACCAAGAACTCGATCCTGTACCTCGAATTCGTGACCGAGCGGATGCGTTCGCTGCCGCTGCGCGAGGCGCTGATCGAGGCCGCCGAGCTGCGCTTCCGGCCCATCATCATGACCACGCTGACCGTGCTGGTGATCAGCATTCCGCTGGTGCTGGGTCAGGGCGACGGCGCCGAGTTCCGCCGGGGGCTGGGCATCGTGATTTTGGGCGGGGTGATCACGTCCACGCTGCTGACCTTCTTCGTGGTGCCCGCCGTCTTCTACCAGTTCGAGCGCCGGCGGGTGGCCCCGCCTGCGCCCGTGCCGCTGGGGGCGGTGCCCGCCTCGGACTGA
- a CDS encoding efflux RND transporter periplasmic adaptor subunit, producing the protein MTRTLLPLTLLLALTACSPEGGGEEAATSLSTPPPKTTALAVRTVRAGEGELTVPRTVAATLEAGRDSNVAAQAGGTVIRVLVQEGERVTSGQGVVQLDDTAAQQALTSARLGLQQAELSLRQARDAVDAARPALEASVRAAELGLRRARQEAQDAQERYDDDQITQAQLLAAQAGQAQAESALAQARNALAQNGQAGAGSPEALELSVQSARAGVTQAETALARTVVRAPFAGVVVSVAAEVGEAVGQGSPVFRLVEAGNVRARFTVTPADAAALTPGTRLNLDAGGQTYVAVVNEVSGVAGSDRLVPVTARVQGGADLPVGGAAQVRYRATVGGGVLVPSSALSVDGGESAVYVVEGGVAQRVPVQVDAEARGQVAVRGLDAGAQVITPVPGSLQDGARVRVAGGGA; encoded by the coding sequence GTGACCCGCACCCTGCTGCCGCTGACCCTGCTGCTCGCGCTGACCGCCTGCTCGCCCGAGGGGGGAGGGGAGGAGGCGGCTACCAGTCTCTCCACCCCGCCGCCCAAGACGACCGCGCTCGCGGTGCGGACCGTGCGGGCGGGGGAGGGTGAGCTGACGGTGCCCCGCACGGTGGCCGCCACGCTGGAGGCGGGCCGCGACAGCAACGTGGCGGCGCAAGCGGGCGGCACGGTGATTCGCGTGCTGGTGCAGGAAGGCGAGCGGGTGACGAGCGGGCAGGGCGTGGTGCAGCTCGACGACACGGCGGCGCAGCAGGCCCTGACCTCGGCGCGGCTGGGGCTGCAACAGGCCGAACTCAGCCTGCGGCAGGCCCGCGACGCCGTGGACGCCGCCCGGCCCGCGCTGGAAGCGTCCGTCCGCGCCGCCGAACTCGGATTGCGCCGCGCCCGGCAGGAGGCGCAGGACGCCCAGGAGCGCTACGACGACGACCAGATCACCCAAGCGCAACTCCTCGCGGCCCAGGCGGGGCAGGCGCAGGCCGAGAGTGCGCTGGCGCAGGCCCGCAACGCGCTCGCGCAAAACGGGCAGGCGGGGGCAGGCAGCCCGGAGGCCCTGGAACTGAGCGTGCAGAGCGCCCGCGCCGGGGTCACCCAGGCCGAAACCGCGCTGGCCCGCACGGTGGTGCGTGCCCCCTTCGCGGGCGTCGTGGTGTCGGTCGCGGCCGAGGTCGGCGAGGCGGTGGGGCAGGGCAGCCCGGTCTTCCGGCTGGTGGAGGCGGGGAACGTCCGCGCCCGCTTCACCGTGACCCCGGCCGACGCGGCGGCGCTGACGCCCGGCACCCGGCTCAACCTCGACGCGGGCGGGCAGACCTACGTGGCCGTCGTGAACGAGGTCAGCGGGGTGGCGGGGAGCGACCGCCTGGTGCCCGTGACGGCGCGGGTGCAGGGCGGGGCCGACCTCCCGGTGGGCGGCGCGGCGCAGGTGCGCTACCGGGCGACGGTGGGCGGCGGCGTCCTGGTGCCGTCGTCGGCCCTGAGCGTGGACGGCGGCGAGAGTGCCGTTTACGTCGTCGAGGGCGGCGTCGCCCAGCGCGTGCCCGTGCAGGTGGACGCCGAGGCGCGGGGCCAGGTCGCCGTGCGCGGGCTGGACGCCGGGGCGCAGGTGATCACCCCCGTGCCGGGCAGCCTCCAGGACGGGGCGCGGGTGCGCGTGGCGGGGGGCGGCGCGTGA
- a CDS encoding M48 family metallopeptidase encodes MPRPRPAPPWTVGGVPVELRRSARRRTLALQVRPGEVVLHAPVRTPEETLAAFVESRREWAERHLRTFAARPSPPAAWQDGSPYPFLGETLTLRLVPGLRQAERVGDELHLPHGLDLAATLEAWSRAAALPVFRAWVEEYAGALGARDRLGRVALSGARTRWGSCSSRGDIRLHWALSRAPREVARYVALHEAAHLLELNHSLRYWAHVARLMPEHARWRRWLREQGRTLLTR; translated from the coding sequence ATGCCGCGCCCCCGACCTGCCCCCCCGTGGACGGTCGGGGGCGTTCCCGTGGAGCTGCGCCGCAGCGCCCGCCGCCGCACGCTGGCCCTTCAGGTCCGCCCCGGCGAGGTTGTCCTGCACGCCCCCGTCCGCACACCGGAGGAGACGCTCGCCGCTTTCGTGGAGTCCCGCCGAGAGTGGGCCGAGCGGCACCTGCGGACCTTCGCGGCGCGGCCGTCGCCCCCGGCGGCATGGCAGGACGGCTCCCCCTACCCCTTCCTGGGCGAAACGCTGACCCTGCGGCTGGTACCGGGGTTGCGTCAGGCCGAGCGGGTGGGTGACGAATTACACCTTCCTCACGGCTTAGACCTCGCCGCGACTCTGGAGGCGTGGAGCCGTGCTGCCGCCTTGCCCGTCTTCCGCGCCTGGGTGGAGGAATACGCGGGCGCACTGGGTGCCCGTGACCGGCTGGGGCGGGTGGCCCTGAGCGGTGCCCGCACCCGCTGGGGCAGTTGCTCCTCGCGCGGGGATATCCGGCTGCACTGGGCGCTCAGCCGCGCCCCCCGGGAAGTCGCCCGCTACGTCGCCCTGCACGAGGCCGCGCACCTGCTGGAACTGAACCACTCGCTCCGCTACTGGGCACACGTGGCCCGCCTGATGCCCGAGCATGCGCGGTGGCGGCGCTGGCTGCGTGAGCAGGGGCGCACGCTGTTGACCCGCTGA
- a CDS encoding PulJ/GspJ family protein: MRGAARRQGGFTLIEILVSIAILAVLAAVLTATLTGSLGLNREAQQQLGTTSQAQQLLEQVRGAWSTQDNYDRACAPIALPAGYSVRFQSLDARANVLGTGTAGAPTAIRTTTCATQSVVNAPGSSPAAPPRMRRLVVTSQTGRQDVTLTLDVLRPQ; the protein is encoded by the coding sequence GTGAGGGGCGCAGCGCGGCGGCAGGGTGGCTTCACCCTGATCGAGATTCTGGTGTCCATCGCGATTCTGGCCGTGCTCGCCGCGGTGCTGACGGCTACCCTAACCGGATCGTTGGGCCTGAACCGCGAAGCGCAGCAGCAACTGGGGACCACCTCACAGGCCCAGCAATTGCTGGAGCAGGTAAGGGGAGCTTGGTCGACTCAGGATAATTACGACCGGGCATGCGCCCCCATCGCTCTTCCCGCTGGCTATTCGGTCCGCTTTCAGTCGCTCGATGCGCGGGCCAATGTGCTGGGAACGGGTACAGCAGGTGCGCCCACCGCCATCCGCACAACTACCTGCGCGACTCAGAGCGTGGTCAATGCGCCGGGCAGTTCTCCGGCGGCGCCTCCCCGCATGCGCCGTCTGGTCGTCACCTCCCAGACCGGTCGGCAGGACGTGACCCTCACCCTCGACGTGCTGAGGCCGCAGTGA
- a CDS encoding prepilin-type N-terminal cleavage/methylation domain-containing protein, whose translation MNRPGTRTAGLTLVELLVGMALMGVILLALVNFFGQSSRISAQSSTRAELQQEMLNAQQLIVGKLKEAWYVYPPGQAIAMVSTNAPTSRNPTTGNQNWTVNTHPILAMILPPAAGTTAYRFLAYYPVKRSVWVTGTAATSWRNPGPDDSNGNAWVLVEYRANLASSPVGATFPPSSAPAVPMGGEANILSDYVAPAVAITETSGFTTSANTYTMFTYAAADGNPPSATNPVSSVTINLAVARQSRGTLLRLPNATDEYSITVYPANLGKVAVN comes from the coding sequence GTGAATCGGCCGGGAACGCGCACGGCTGGCCTGACGCTGGTCGAACTGCTGGTGGGGATGGCCCTGATGGGCGTCATTCTGCTTGCGCTGGTGAATTTCTTCGGCCAGAGCAGCCGCATCTCGGCGCAGTCGAGCACACGCGCCGAGTTGCAGCAGGAGATGCTCAATGCGCAGCAGCTCATCGTCGGGAAGCTTAAAGAGGCGTGGTACGTGTACCCGCCGGGACAGGCGATTGCCATGGTGAGCACCAACGCCCCCACCAGCCGCAACCCCACCACCGGCAACCAGAACTGGACAGTCAACACCCACCCCATCCTTGCCATGATTCTCCCACCCGCAGCGGGCACCACGGCCTACCGATTCCTCGCCTACTACCCTGTCAAGCGTTCTGTCTGGGTGACTGGTACCGCTGCGACGAGTTGGCGAAATCCTGGGCCGGACGACAGCAATGGAAACGCCTGGGTATTGGTGGAGTACCGGGCCAATCTTGCCTCGTCGCCGGTAGGCGCCACCTTTCCCCCCTCGTCCGCCCCGGCTGTGCCCATGGGTGGAGAGGCCAATATCCTTTCCGACTACGTCGCACCTGCAGTGGCGATCACGGAGACGAGCGGCTTCACCACGTCCGCCAACACCTACACCATGTTTACCTACGCGGCGGCAGACGGGAATCCCCCATCGGCGACCAACCCCGTGAGCAGCGTAACCATCAACCTGGCTGTGGCGAGGCAGTCACGCGGCACGCTCCTGCGCCTGCCCAACGCCACAGATGAGTACAGCATCACCGTCTATCCCGCCAACCTGGGCAAGGTCGCCGTCAACTGA
- a CDS encoding ABC transporter ATP-binding protein, with the protein MTHPPSGFRALLNRRASGTTLTPSAPAAPLLEIAALTKSYAPGLPPVLEALDLSVAPGELLTLLGPSGCGKTTTLRLIAGLETPDSGSIRIAGREMTAPPVPPERRGVGLVFQDYALFPHLTVLGNVLFGLQGLPRAGRLARARETLALVGLTVFEGRYPHQLSGGQQQRVALARALAPRPALLLLDEPFSNLDAQLRHSTRQEVRAILRQSGTTAILVTHDQEEALAFSDRLVVMRAGRAEQIGPPHEVYAHPKTAFVANFLGCSNLLSGTASGRVARTALGDVPLEDPAQGAVLVSVRPEHLAFAQPGEDGTPVTIVAREYKGHDVTYAVRLGGQELLVHTSGSEVWPEGAEARVRVTCPARAVQ; encoded by the coding sequence ATGACCCACCCCCCTTCCGGCTTCCGCGCCCTGCTGAATCGCCGGGCGTCGGGCACGACGCTAACGCCCTCGGCCCCCGCCGCCCCACTGCTGGAGATCGCGGCCCTGACCAAGAGTTACGCGCCGGGGCTGCCCCCCGTGCTGGAGGCGCTGGACCTCAGCGTGGCGCCCGGCGAGCTGCTGACCCTGCTGGGGCCGTCGGGCTGCGGCAAGACGACCACCCTGCGCCTGATCGCGGGGCTGGAGACGCCGGACAGCGGGAGCATCCGCATCGCCGGGCGCGAGATGACGGCCCCGCCCGTGCCCCCGGAGCGGCGGGGCGTCGGGCTGGTGTTTCAGGACTACGCCCTCTTTCCGCACCTCACTGTGCTGGGGAACGTGCTGTTCGGCCTGCAAGGGTTGCCCCGCGCCGGGCGGCTGGCCCGCGCCCGCGAGACGCTCGCGCTCGTCGGCCTGACCGTCTTCGAGGGCCGTTATCCGCACCAGCTTTCCGGCGGGCAGCAGCAGCGGGTGGCGCTGGCCCGTGCCCTGGCGCCCCGGCCCGCGCTGCTGCTGCTCGACGAGCCGTTTTCCAACCTCGACGCGCAACTGCGCCACTCCACCCGGCAGGAGGTCCGCGCCATCCTGCGCCAGAGCGGGACCACCGCGATTCTGGTCACCCACGATCAGGAGGAAGCGCTGGCCTTTTCCGATCGCCTCGTCGTGATGCGGGCGGGCCGGGCCGAGCAGATCGGCCCCCCGCACGAGGTCTACGCGCACCCGAAGACCGCCTTCGTCGCCAACTTCCTGGGCTGCAGCAACCTGCTCTCGGGCACCGCGAGCGGCCGGGTGGCCCGCACCGCGCTGGGAGACGTGCCGCTGGAAGACCCCGCGCAGGGGGCAGTGCTGGTCAGCGTGCGCCCGGAACATCTGGCCTTCGCCCAGCCCGGCGAGGACGGCACCCCGGTCACCATCGTGGCCCGCGAGTACAAGGGCCACGACGTGACCTACGCGGTGCGGCTGGGGGGGCAGGAGCTGCTGGTCCACACGTCCGGCAGCGAGGTCTGGCCGGAGGGCGCCGAGGCCCGCGTGCGCGTGACCTGTCCGGCGCGGGCGGTGCAGTAG
- a CDS encoding TetR/AcrR family transcriptional regulator — MARPRSVSDEQIVEAARAVFLERGVGATTAEIARRVGVAEGTLFTRYATKADLFEAAVGLHDVTPWRDDLPGRVGTGRVRDHLEHVARRFLEDAARVVPRLTLMLSQGHAPDHNPLLRRIGDPVRRDLDALAAYLRAEMALGRVRPQDAGVAASALLGALTQHVYRELLAGAEGEPTSSCPPAPAPPADPDGFVSALLGLLWPGLTPQP; from the coding sequence ATGGCCCGGCCGCGCAGTGTCTCGGATGAACAGATCGTGGAAGCGGCCCGCGCCGTCTTTCTGGAACGCGGCGTGGGGGCGACCACCGCCGAGATCGCGCGGCGGGTCGGCGTTGCGGAGGGCACGCTCTTTACCCGCTACGCGACCAAGGCCGACCTGTTCGAGGCGGCGGTGGGCCTGCACGACGTGACCCCCTGGCGCGACGACCTGCCGGGCCGGGTGGGGACGGGCCGGGTGCGTGACCATCTGGAACACGTCGCCCGGCGCTTTCTGGAGGACGCGGCGCGGGTGGTGCCCCGCCTCACGCTGATGCTCTCGCAGGGACACGCCCCGGACCACAACCCCCTGCTGCGCCGGATCGGGGACCCGGTGCGCCGGGACCTCGACGCCCTGGCCGCCTACCTGCGGGCAGAGATGGCCCTGGGCCGCGTTCGCCCGCAGGACGCCGGGGTCGCCGCCTCCGCGCTGCTGGGGGCGCTCACCCAGCACGTCTACCGCGAACTGCTCGCCGGGGCAGAGGGAGAGCCCACCTCCTCCTGCCCGCCCGCCCCCGCCCCCCCGGCCGACCCGGACGGGTTCGTCTCCGCGCTGCTCGGCCTGCTGTGGCCCGGCCTCACGCCCCAGCCCTAG
- the ypfJ gene encoding KPN_02809 family neutral zinc metallopeptidase, translated as MDWKNLPRSGGGVQQSGGGGGIPGGGLAVGGGIGGLLIALIAMFFGVDPSVVTGGQTVPTQTQTQPQTQAGTAGETEEYEFLDRILGSTNEVWGGIFQQAGRTYTKPVLVSFRGSVPTACGQGTSATGPFYCPLDNKIYIDTSFFAQMDRQLGGGGDFAYSYVIAHEVGHHVQNELGIADQVTRAQQGARTEAEANSYGVRLELQADCFAGVWGNQVSSLANLTQEDVREAVNTAAAIGDDTLQRQGRGYVVPDSFTHGSSQQRVNWFMTGFRTGDPNQCDTFNQDYNQL; from the coding sequence ATGGACTGGAAAAACCTTCCCCGCAGCGGCGGCGGCGTGCAGCAAAGCGGGGGTGGGGGTGGGATTCCGGGGGGCGGCCTCGCGGTAGGCGGCGGCATCGGCGGCCTGCTTATCGCCCTGATCGCCATGTTTTTCGGGGTAGACCCCAGCGTCGTCACGGGCGGCCAGACGGTCCCGACTCAGACGCAGACGCAACCCCAGACCCAGGCGGGAACGGCGGGCGAAACCGAGGAATACGAGTTCCTCGACCGCATCCTGGGCAGCACCAACGAAGTCTGGGGCGGCATCTTCCAGCAAGCCGGGCGCACCTATACCAAGCCCGTGCTGGTGTCCTTCCGGGGGTCGGTGCCCACCGCCTGCGGCCAGGGGACGAGCGCGACCGGCCCCTTCTACTGCCCGCTGGACAACAAGATCTATATCGACACCTCCTTTTTCGCACAGATGGACCGTCAGCTCGGCGGCGGCGGCGACTTCGCCTACTCCTACGTGATCGCGCACGAGGTCGGGCACCACGTTCAGAACGAACTGGGCATCGCCGATCAGGTCACCCGCGCCCAGCAGGGCGCCCGCACCGAGGCCGAGGCCAACAGCTACGGGGTGCGCCTGGAGCTGCAAGCCGACTGCTTCGCCGGGGTGTGGGGCAATCAGGTGTCCAGCCTCGCCAACCTGACCCAGGAGGACGTGCGCGAGGCCGTGAACACGGCGGCGGCCATCGGGGACGACACCTTGCAGCGCCAGGGCCGGGGCTACGTGGTGCCCGACTCCTTTACCCACGGCAGCAGCCAGCAGCGGGTCAACTGGTTCATGACCGGCTTCCGCACGGGCGACCCCAACCAGTGCGACACCTTCAACCAGGACTACAACCAGCTCTAA